The sequence TCGCCGTTATATCCATGAGCCCTACGGGATGGTGCTGGTGACCGGGCCTACCGGGAGCGGCAAGACGACGACCCTTTACGCCGCCATTAGCGAAATCAAGACAGACGAAGACAAGATCGTGACCATCGAGGACCCGGTCGAGTATCAAATCCGTGGCATCACCCAAATTCCGGTGAACGAGAAGAAGGGCCTCACCTTTGCCCGCGGGCTGCGCTCCATTTTGAGGCACGATCCGGACAAAATCATGGTCGGCGAAATCCGTGATATGGAGACGGCGCAGATCGCCATCCAGTCGGCCTTGACCGGCCACCTGGTATTCACCACGGTGCATGCCAACAATGTGGTGGATGTGATCGGCCGGTTCATCAACATGGGGGTTGAGCCCTATAATTTTGTTTCGGCGTTGAATTGCATCCTGGCCCAGCGGCTGGTGCGGGTGACCTGCGAAAGCTGCAAGCGGGCGGTTCGCTACTCGCGGGAGACGCTTGCCGAATCCGGCCTTGATCCGGCGGAGTGGAGCCAGTACACGCTTTACGAGGGGCCTGGCTGCATCGAATGCTCGGGGACAGGCTTTCGCGGGCGCACGGCCATCGAGGAGCTGCTCGATCTCTCCGATCGCATCCGGGAGATGATCGTGAACCGCCGTCCCACCTCGGAAATCAAACGAGCTGCCAAGGAAGAAGGCATGACGTTTCTGCGCGAGACGGGGCTGCGGAAGGTCAGGGCCGGGGTCACCACCTTGCGCGAGATCAACAAGGTCACCTTTATCGAAAACGTTTGACAGGGCTCTGCACCGTATGGTGCAGGGCAGGGGAATTGGTTCTGAGTCTCTCCTTTTCAGCTCCCGGGCTGTTTGGCAGCGTTGGCGCTTGGCTGGGGGCGATGCCCCATCCGCCGTTGTGCTGCGAAATTGCTCCCGATTGCGTGGCCGTAGCCAGGCACGCCGCCAAGCGGGGCCGCAGCCTGGAACAATTCGCGATTGAACCGCTCCCTGCCGGCGCAGTGAGACCTTCTCCCGTTGAGTCCAATGTCCTGCAGCAGGCCGAAGTGGAAACCGCCCTCGGACGGGCACTCGAAAGAGTAGGCGACCACGGGCGAGATGTGACGCTGATCGTGCCCGATCTGGCGGCGCGCGTCCTCCTCCTTCATTTTGACAATCTGCCCCAGCGGCGGGCCGAAGCGCTCTCTCTTATCCAGTGGCGTCTCAAGAAAAGCTTGCCCTTTCCGGTGGAGGATGCAGTCGTTTCCTGGCAAGAGCAGCCGAATCCGGCTGGCGGTGTCGAACTGATGGTGGCGGTGGCCCGGCGAGACATTCTGAGACAGTACGAGGTCATTCTGGAGGCGGCAGGTTATGGGGCGGGAGTGATCCTGCCCTCGACCCTGGCCGCGCTGCCGCTGCTCGAAGGAGTGCCGGGAATGGGTGGCGGGCTCACCCGCCTGAACGGCGGGGCATTGACCACCGCGATCGAGCGCGACGGCATGCTGTGCCTGTATCGCTCGGTCGAAATGTCTCCCGCGGACGCCACCGGCCGGGCATTGTTCGACGAGATCTACCCGTCGGTTGTTTACTTCCAAGATAACTGGCACAGCCCGATTGGCGTCTTGCGCGTGGGCGGGCTGGAAGGCGATTGGGCGGAGTTACGCGCGTGGATGGAGCGCGAGACCGGCTGCCGCATCGCGCCGCTTGAGCCAAGTCGCCGCCTTGAGCCGGGACTGACCATGCAGCAGAAGGAGACGGTGGACCGCTATCTCGCCGCGGCAGTTGGCTGGATGCTGAATCGCTAGAAGATCAATAGAACCATGAAAATTTCCCTGAACCTTGCCACCGAACCGCTGCTCAATAATCGGCCCTTCTATCTGGCTTCGGCGCTGCTCGGCATTGCGGCCTTGGCGGCAGCGGCTTTCCTGACGGCCAAAAGCATTGACAACTATCAATCGACACGAGCGATGCGGACCAGGGCTGGCCAACTTTCCAGCGACATCCGGGCGCTCGAGGCCGAGCAACGCAGGATCGAAGGGCTGCTCCGACGGCCGGACATCGCGCGGGTCTTCACCCGCGCCGCTTTCCTGAACGGGCTCATCGGGCTGAAGTCTTTTTCGTGGACTCAAATCTTCATGGACCTGGAGAAGGAGTTGCCCGGCGGCGTGCACGTCTCCACGATCATTCCGCGACAGGAGGCGAGCGGGCGCGTGCAGGTGAAACTGACGGTCGTGGCGCGCGACGCTGCCAGCGTCATCGAACTGCTTCGCCGGCTCGAGAAATCACCGGCGTTCCAGGGTGTCGAGGTTCAGTCGGAAACCGCGCCTTCCGGGCGGCCGGGTGAGGAAATTCGCGTCGAGCTGACCGCCGGATACGGGGCATCTTGAGATGGGACGAGGTCGCAAGCAGTGGAAGAGACGGGTGGAAGCGGGCCTGGCCGTGTTGCTCTTGCTCGATGCGGTACTGATTTTTGTGACCGTTCGCAGCGGCGGCACCGAGCGGCCGGAGCAGGAAGCGACTGCCCGCGCCCTCCAAGTTCGGCGCAACCAGTTGCACTCGAGCGTGGCTCGGTTGCAAGCCATCCAGTCAGGCCTGGGCGAGGCCCAGGCGAAAGGAAAGGACTTCTATGAACGCCGCTTCCTGAGCGCCAGGGCTGGCTATTCGGGCATCGTTGGCGAATTGGACAGGATGGCGGTGGAGACGGGAGCGCAAAAAAATAGTATCAGCTTCAAGTCCCCACCCTCGCCGGAGGAAGGTCTGAGCGAAGTGGAAATTGTTACCGTGGTCGAAGGCGACTACGGCGCGCTGGTTGCATTTGTGAATCGGCTGGAGCGTTCCGAGCGCTTCTACCTGATCCAAAGCCTTTCTCTCACTTCAGCGGCGGCAGGCAAGATTCGCCTGTCCTTGCGCGTTGGAACCTATTTTCGCAGTTAGGGCACTTCAGCCATGAAGCGGAAGGTCCTCACCGTTGCGTTGGCCGCCCTGATCGGGCTCCTTGCCTGGTGGAATCTGCGCCGGCTGATGTCGCCGGAGGCTGCTCCGGCCACGGCGCCGGCGGCGACAAGTGGTTCGGCCCGGGCGGAGAGCTTGGCGGTGAGCGACCCGCGGTTGCTGCTGGACCGGCTTGAGGCGGTGCAGCGAGTCGAGTATCGCGGCTCGAAACGGAATATCTTCGACTACTACATCCCGCCGCATCCGGTCGCGCCACAATTGCCCCAGCAAGCTCAAGCTCCACCGCCGCTTCAGGTGCCGCTCCGCTTCTACGGCGTATTGGAAGAGGGTGGCGGACGCAAGGCGCTGCTCACCGACGGTGAACAGATCTATGTGGCGGCCGCCGGTGAAGTGCTCTTGCGGCGCTTTCGGGTGATTCGAATCGGTGCCAATGTGATCGAGTTCGAGGACGCAACGGATGGTCGCCGGGCGGTGCTACCCCTCGAGGAGGGCGGGCCCGGGGTGAGTCAGCCATGAGACGGAAAGCCGCGGCTCATCTGGAGCGGGGGTATGCGCTGCTGATCTTGCTCCTCATGGTAGCCCTTCTTTCCTTCGCGGCGGCGGTTGCTGTTCCTCGCGCCTTGGTCCAGGGGCAGCGCGAAAAAGAGGAAGAGATGATCTTTCGCGGCGAACAATACGCCCGCGCCGTCGGCCTCTTTTACAAAAGGTTTGGTCGCTTCCCCGCGAAGCTCGAGGAACTGGTCGAGCCGAAAAACAATATTCGCTTTCTGCGACAGCTCTACAAGAACCCGATGAGCCGCGACGGCGAGTGGCGCTTGCTCCGGTTGGCGCCGGATGGTTCCATCCTCGGCAGCGTGATGCTGCGCTCCGGGCTGGCGGCGGTTGCGCCGGTGGGTGGCGCCGGATTGCTGCCGACTACGGGCGCCGGGCCAACCGGCCCGCTGCAGCCGTACCCGCAGCCACCCGACGTGCAAGCCACGCCTGCTCCCGAACCTGGTCCGGAAGAACCGCCCCGGGCACCCCGCGAAGAGGAACAAGAAGCAGCGGAAGAAGAATATGAAGGAGATGTCGGTCCGCCTGGGACCCCGCCGCCTCCAGCGTCGCCCCGAACACCACGCCAACGTCCGTTGCCACCATTTCC comes from Candidatus Acidiferrales bacterium and encodes:
- a CDS encoding PilN domain-containing protein codes for the protein MKISLNLATEPLLNNRPFYLASALLGIAALAAAAFLTAKSIDNYQSTRAMRTRAGQLSSDIRALEAEQRRIEGLLRRPDIARVFTRAAFLNGLIGLKSFSWTQIFMDLEKELPGGVHVSTIIPRQEASGRVQVKLTVVARDAASVIELLRRLEKSPAFQGVEVQSETAPSGRPGEEIRVELTAGYGAS